In Erigeron canadensis isolate Cc75 chromosome 1, C_canadensis_v1, whole genome shotgun sequence, a single window of DNA contains:
- the LOC122595985 gene encoding vicilin-like seed storage protein At2g28490, producing MAKVTSKLVLVLFLLAVIVVAGVKGQGSGTGWQGSGTGWQQGGSGTGWQQGGDHPREHEGKGEGRFPPEGGYGGGGQGGWQGGDHPREHEGKGEGRFPPEGGRGRGGGGGRTDYPPEGGRGTGEPGGRGRVPRDTRRYILSDMKSVVATDAGGMRVVKGVGGPHKESPMHIGFITMEPNSMFIPQYLDSSLILFVEQGEARIGSIFKDDFVEQDLKAGDIYRIQSGSVFYLVNRAQGQRLHIITSIDTAESNDWHSFQAYFIGGGTNPKSVLAGFDIQTIATAFNVSSDVVGELLSSRQQQGAIVYLSPEDVPQKEPSTWKKFLDLGTNERKTQMKKLVHVPQKVEEEKPAWSFGGIFNSVFGNKKDSSDKKLGSYNIYDRKADFRNDYGWSVEVNGDDYEPLKWSDFAVYLVNLTAGSMMAPHINPSAIEYGVVLSGTGNIQVVFPNGTLAMDAEVTEGDVFWIPRYFAFCQVASRTGPFVFFGFTTSAQYNYPQFLAGQGSVLQAMLSPELAAAFDLSESRMSEIINAQSQSTIFPSASASPGGGDEEIPEGEAEGSELLMRKMGSKIRMKKSSFAYNMAMGMN from the exons ATGGCAAAAGTAACATCTAAGTTAGTACTAGTCTTGTTTCTACTGGCAGTGATAGTGGTGGCCGGAGTTAAAGGGCAAGGTAGTGGAACAGGGTGGCAAGGAAGTGGAACAGGGTGGCAGCAAGGTGGTAGTGGAACAGGGTGGCAGCAAGGTGGTGATCATCCAAGGGAGCATGAAGGAAAAGGCGAAGGAAGGTTTCCGCCGGAGGGTGGATATGGTGGAGGTGGTCAAGGAGGGTGGCAAGGTGGTGATCATCCAAGAGAACATGAAGGGAAAGGGGAAGGAAGGTTTCCACCGGAGGGTGGAAGAGGccgcggtggtggtggtggaaggACGGACTATCCACCGGAGGGAGGACGTGGAACCGGTGAGCCTGGTGGTAGAGGGAGGGTGCCGAGGGATACAAGGAGGTATATATTGTCGGATATGAAGAGTGTGGTGGCGACAGATGCGGGTGGAATGAGGGTGGTCAAAGGTGTTGGTGGGCCACACAAGGAAAGTCCGATGCATATTGGGTTTATTACAATGGAACCAAATAGCATGTTCATCCCACAATATCTTGACTCAAGCTTGATCCTCTTTGTTGAACAAG GTGAGGCCAGAATTGGGTCCATCTTCAAAGATGACTTTGTAGAACAAGATCTGAAAGCTGGAGATATATATAGAATCCAGTCTGGGTCAGTGTTCTATTTGGTCAATAGAGCCCAGGGTCAAAGGCTACACATCATCACCAGCATTGATACTGCTGAAAGCAATGATTGGCATTCCTTCCAG GCATATTTCATAGGTGGAGGAACAAATCCAAAGTCGGTGCTTGCTGGGTTCGATATACAAACTATCGCGACGGCTTTCAAT GTTTCATCTGATGTTGTCGGTGAGTTGCTTTCCAGCCGACAACAACAAGGGGCAATAGTGTACTTGAGCCCTGAAGATGTACCTCAAAAAGAACCAAGCACGTGGAAGAAGTTCTTGGACCTCGGTACAAATGAGCGAAAAACACAGATGAAGAAATTGGTACATGTGCCCCAGAAGGTTGAAGAAGAAAAACCAGCATGGTCGTTTGGCGGAatctttaattctgtttttggGAATAAAAAGGATAGCAGCGACAAGAAGTTGGGTTCGTACAATATCTATGATCGGAAGGCTGATTTCAGAAATGACTACGGTTGGAGTGTAGAGGTCAACGGAGATGATTATGAACCACTAAAGTGGTCCGACTTTGCTGTCTATCTTGTCAATCTCACTGCG GGGTCGATGATGGCGCCACATATTAATCCTTCAGCAATAGAGTACGGTGTCGTATTGAGTGGAACTGGGAACATTCAAGTCGTGTTTCCGAATGGAACTTTGGCTATGGATGCCGAAGTGACTGAAGGAGATGTGTTTTGGATACCACGCTACTTTGCCTTTTGTCAAGTAGCTTCAAGAACAGGTCCATTTGTGTTTTTTGGGTTTACGACATCTGCACAATATAACTACCCACAGTTCTTGGCGGGTCAAGGTTCTGTTCTACAAGCCATGTTAAGCCCGGAGCTTGCAGCTGCATTTGATTTGAGTGAAAGTAGGATGTCCGAGATCATCAATGCTCAGAGTCAGTCCACCATTTTTCCGTCAGCTTCTGCTTCACCAGGCGGCGGTGATGAGGAAATTCCAGAGGGTGAAGCTGAGGGTAGTGAGTTGTTGATGAGGAAAATGGGATCTAAAATAAGGATGAAGAAGAGCAGTTTTGCCTACAACATGGCAATGGGAATGAATTAG
- the LOC122610547 gene encoding nuclear transcription factor Y subunit A-1-like, giving the protein MSTTAMRDNSGDSSSLEQSLDRDSQSDEDVSEEEGDVSKGTHMPYIPTDSYGHGQQPLEPGALNILPRNEEALALTQQPELVGHSVACAPNPYYDPYYGGMMAAYGQPMIHPSFVDMQQVRMPLPLEMAQEPVYVNAKQYHAILRRRQARAKAELEKKLIKDRKPYLHESRHQHAMRRMRSSGGRFAKKTEAEASRNTGDDKNTTSSSSSGMKRANSESTESLNTHQEPMNGTVNSCNGHTYAVDGARYDNQDSFQASSYSDIREGGSLGQQWTSIPSNQASQRAVAMK; this is encoded by the exons ATGTCGACCACAGCCATGCGGGACAATTCAGGGGATTCATCATCACTGGAACAATCATTAGATAGGGACTCACAGTCTGATGAAGATGTTAGTGAGGAAGAAGGTGATGTCAGCAAAGGAACCCATATGCCATATATTCCTACAG ATAGCTATGGACATGGACAACAGCCGCTTGAGCCTGGAGCTCTAAATATACTCCCCAGAAATGAAGAAGCCCTTGCATTGACACAACAGCCTGAACTTGTCGGCCACTCAGTT GCTTGTGCTCCAAATCCTTATTACGATCCGTACTATGGTGGGATGATGGCAGCTTATGGACAGCCCATG ATTCATCCTTCATTCGTTGATATGCAACAAGTGAGGATGCCTCTGCCCCTTGAAATGGCACAGGAACCTGTTTATGTGAATGCCAAACAATATCATGCGATATTGAGGCGAAGACAAGCGCGTGCCAAAGCAGAGCTTGAAAAGAAGCTTATTAAGGACAGAAAG CCTTATCTTCATGAATCCCGGCATCAACATGCCATGAGAAGAATGAGAAGTTCTGGTGGCCGTTTTGCGAAGAAAACTGAAGCTGAGGCTTCAAGGAATACAGGTGATGACAAGAACACAACATCATCGAGTTCGTCAGGTATGAAGCGGGCGAACTCCGAGTCTACCGAGAGTCTCAACACCCACCAAGAACCCATGAATGGAACGGTCAATTCATGCAATGGTCACACGTATGCAGTTGATGGGGCACGTTATGACAATCAAGATAGCTTTCAGGCATCATCATATTCGGACATTAGGGAAGGTGGTTCTTTAGGGCAACAATGGACATCGATACCATCCAACCAGGCTTCACAGAGGGCCGTGGCAAtgaagtga
- the LOC122610078 gene encoding probable LRR receptor-like serine/threonine-protein kinase At1g56140 isoform X1 — protein MSFRSIPTPPLPYSVSSFSSIVFFIFCIFSFRNSTAQTARTDPSEARALNSIFQKWDVQIPRNQNNVGLWNISGEPCTGTALGPDFDKDYNNPSIECDCTYDSNNTCHITKLKVSKLNRQGVILEEIAALTYLAVLKIDQNAFTGTLPPFLGNMSAMVILSLAHNQFFGTIPKELGNLKELAMLAVSSNNFSGSLPPELGYLPKMEFLYLDSCGAGGEIPSTFANLQNMRVMWASDSPFTGKIPDFISNWKNLSQLRLQGNNFEGPIPASFSNLTSLTSLRVSDLQNASSSLDFITNLRNLTDLVIRNALVSGPIPTEINRLQSLRTLDLSFNNLNGSLPQTLMNMSSLVSLFLGNNSLSGSLLPDKSERLQNIDLSYNELSGDFPRWVIPTWSMANLQLNLVANNFKFDSTNISTFPGLVCLQRDFPCNRNTTPYTSFAIKCGGSEMRSANGILFETENTTTLGPASSYIFQEKWAVSNGGIVLDRPDPSFIASTTTQVDNTNYPELFRTSRKSPGSLRYYGLGLENGPYTVSLFFAETVFNRTRNTWQGHGRRVFDIYIQGSRRQKDFNIAKEAGGIGRALEKNFDVTVTQNHLEIHLFWAGKGTCCIPEQGDYGPLISALRVSPEFNVKGKSKKTGMIVGIIASVASVSLIFLVFGLYMKRKRSKHRLEEEFLGMGPKVNTYTYAELRTATADFSTSNLLGEGGFGPVYKGILNDGSVVAVKQLSVASHHGRSQFITEISTISSVQHWNLVKLHGSCIDGARRLLVYEYLENKSLDQALFGKTDGRLDWPTRFNICLGTAKGLAYLHEESRPRIVHRDVKASNILLDGELCPKISDFGLAKLYDDKRTHMSTRVAGTIGYLAPEYAMRGHLTSKADVFGFGVVCLEILSGRPNYDDKLDPEQKYLLQWAWSLYERNRQLELIDPSLTSFDEQQATRMIGVALMCVQASPSLRPAMSRVIGMLSGDIEISVVTTKPSYLTDWDFNDITNTFCDDEPISSENTTMTTTRTTNTTSSTGRDSMSSPIILSELRNNGSLRDGR, from the exons ATGAGTTTCCGGTCAATCCCCACGCCGCCGCTGCCGTATTCAGTCTCGTCTTTCAGTTCTATCGTCTTCTTCATTTTCTGCATATTCTCTTTCCGGAATTCAACCGCTCAAACTGCCCGAACTGATCCTTCTGAAG CAAGAGCGTTAAATTCTATATTTCAGAAATGGGATGTTCAAATTCCAAGAAACCAAAACAATGTCGGCTTGTGGAACATAAGCGGAGAACCGTGTACCGGAACAGCCCTTGGACCAGATTTCGACAAGGATTACAACAATCCATCCATCGAATGCGATTGTACCTATGATAGCAACAACACTTGCCATATTACCAAATT GAAAGTCTCTAAACTTAACAGGCAAGGGGTTATTCTTGAAGAAATTGCTGCTCTAACTTACCTCGCCGTATT GAAAATTGATCAGAATGCATTCACCGGTACCTTGCCCCCATTCCTCGGAAATATGTCTGCAATGGTGATCCT gtcccttGCCCACAATCAATTCTTTGGTACAATACCCAAGGAGCTAGGAAATCTTAAAGAACTAGCAATGTT GGCTGTGAGTTCCAATAATTTTTCAGGCAGTCTTCCCCCAGAACTTGGCTATCTACCTAAAATGGAATTTCT TTACCTAGACAGCTGTGGTGCTGGCGGTGAGATTCCCTCGACATTTGCTAACCTCCAAAATATGCGTGTGAT GTGGGCATCAGACAGCCCATTTACCGGAAAGATACCTGATTTTATAAGCAACTGGAAAAACTTATCGCAACT GAGACTTCAAGGCAATAATTTTGAAGGTCCTATACCAGCCAGTTTCTCAAATTTAACCTCGTTGACCTCTTT GCGAGTAAGTGATTTACAGAACGCGAGTTCATCTCTTGATTTTATCACCAACTTGAGGAACCTAACCGACTT AGTTATAAGAAATGCATTGGTTTCGGGCCCCATTCCGACAGAGATTAATCGATTGCAAAGTCTTCGTACTCT ggatttaagtttcaacaatttaAATGGTTCACTTCCACAAACGTTAATGAATATGAGTTCCCTTGTTTCTTT ATTTCTTGGAAACAACAGCTTGTCTGGTTCTCTTCTTCCTGACAAAAGTGAGCGTCTTCAAAACAT AGATTTGTCTTACAATGAACTGTCAGGTGATTTTCCACGCTGGGTGATTCCAACGTGGTCAATGGCCAATCTGCAATT GAATTTGGTGGCTAACAACTTTAAGTTTGACAGCACAAACATAAG TACTTTCCCAGGACTGGTCTGTCTTCAACGAGACTTTCCTTGCAACAGAAATACAACACCTT ATACCAGCTTTGCAATCAAGTGCGGTGGCTCAGAAATGAGATCTGCCAATGGCATACTATTTGAGACTGAAAACACTACAACCCTTGGACCTGCTTCTTCTTATATATTTCAAGAAAAATGGGCAGTGAGCAATGGGGGTATTGTCCTTGACCGACCTGACCCGTCATTCATAGCATCTACAACTACCCAGGTTGATAACACAAACTATCCAGAGCTCTTCAGAACCTCAAGGAAGTCTCCAGGATCGCTTAGGTATTATGGTTTAGGACTAGAAAACGGTCCTTATACAGTAAGCCTTTTCTTTGCTGAAACTGTCTTCAATCGAACCAGAAACACCTGGCAAGGTCATGGAAGGCGTGTCTTTGATATTTACATCCAG GGAAGTCGTCGACAGAAAGACTTCAATATAGCAAAGGAGGCAGGTGGTATTGGTAGAGCCCTTGAAAAGAATTTTGATGTTACCGTAACTCAAAACCATCTTGAAATTCATTTGTTCTGGGCTGGAAAGGGGACCTGCTGCATACCTGAACAGGGAGATTATGGACCTTTAATTTCTGCCCTCAGAGTTTCTCCTG aGTTCAATGTTAAGGGCAAGTCAAAGAAAACTGGAATGATCGTTGGTATCATAGCTTCTGTCGCATCTGTCAGTCTTATTTTCTTAGTATTTGGTTTATATATGAAAAGGAAAAGGTCAAAACACCGACTAGAAGAAG AGTTTCTTGGAATGGGACCTAAAGTAAATACTTATACATATGCGGAACTGAGAACTGCAACTGCAGATTTCAGTACTTCAAATTTGCTTGGAGAAGGTGGTTTTGGGCCTGTTTACAAG GGGATATTGAATGATGGAAGTGTGGTAGCTGTCAAGCAACTGTCAGTAGCATCCCATCATGGGAGGAGTCAGTTTATAACAGAAATTTCAACCATATCATCCGTCCAACACTGGAACCTTGTGAAGCTCCATGGCTCTTGTATTGATGGAGCTCGAAGACTTTTGGTTTACGAGTATCTTGAGAACAAAAGCCTTGATCAGGCACTCTTTG GAAAAACAGATGGGCGCCTCGATTGGCCAACACGTTTCAATATATGCTTGGGAACAGCAAAAGGACTGGCTTATCTTCATGAAGAATCAAGGCCTAGAATTGTGCACCGGGATGTCAAAGCGAGTAATATCTTGCTTGATGGAGAGTTATGTCCCAAAATATCTGATTTTGGATTAGCAAAATTATATGATGATAAGAGAACCCACATGAGTACCCGGGTTGCTGGAACAAT TGGCTATCTTGCACCAGAGTATGCAATGCGTGGGCATTTGACATCGAAGGCTGATGTTTTTGGATTCGGAGTAGTTTGTTTAGAGATTCTTAGTGGGAGGCCGAATTATGACGATAAACTGGATCCCGAGCAAAAGTATCTTCTACAATGG GCATGGAGTCTATACGAAAGAAACCGACAATTGGAGCTTATAGATCCATCGTTGACTTCTTTTGATGAGCAACAAGCTACTCGTATGATAGGGGTGGCACTTATGTGTGTTCAAGCGTCACCGTCATTAAGACCGGCAATGTCACGTGTTATTGGAATGCTTTCAGGTGATATTGAAATAAGTGTTGTCACAACAAAGCCTAGTTATTTGACAGATTGGGATTTTAATGATATCACTAACACTTTCTGTGACGATGAGCCAATCTCGTCTGAAAATACAACCATGACTACTACGAGGACTACAAATACTACTTCCTCAACTGGTCGTGATTCGATGTCATCGCCCATAATCTTGTCAGAGCTAAGGAACAATGGAAGCCTAAGAGATGGAAGGTGA
- the LOC122610078 gene encoding probable LRR receptor-like serine/threonine-protein kinase At1g56140 isoform X2, translating into MSAMVILSLAHNQFFGTIPKELGNLKELAMLAVSSNNFSGSLPPELGYLPKMEFLYLDSCGAGGEIPSTFANLQNMRVMWASDSPFTGKIPDFISNWKNLSQLRLQGNNFEGPIPASFSNLTSLTSLRVSDLQNASSSLDFITNLRNLTDLVIRNALVSGPIPTEINRLQSLRTLDLSFNNLNGSLPQTLMNMSSLVSLFLGNNSLSGSLLPDKSERLQNIDLSYNELSGDFPRWVIPTWSMANLQLNLVANNFKFDSTNISTFPGLVCLQRDFPCNRNTTPYTSFAIKCGGSEMRSANGILFETENTTTLGPASSYIFQEKWAVSNGGIVLDRPDPSFIASTTTQVDNTNYPELFRTSRKSPGSLRYYGLGLENGPYTVSLFFAETVFNRTRNTWQGHGRRVFDIYIQGSRRQKDFNIAKEAGGIGRALEKNFDVTVTQNHLEIHLFWAGKGTCCIPEQGDYGPLISALRVSPEFNVKGKSKKTGMIVGIIASVASVSLIFLVFGLYMKRKRSKHRLEEEFLGMGPKVNTYTYAELRTATADFSTSNLLGEGGFGPVYKGILNDGSVVAVKQLSVASHHGRSQFITEISTISSVQHWNLVKLHGSCIDGARRLLVYEYLENKSLDQALFGKTDGRLDWPTRFNICLGTAKGLAYLHEESRPRIVHRDVKASNILLDGELCPKISDFGLAKLYDDKRTHMSTRVAGTIGYLAPEYAMRGHLTSKADVFGFGVVCLEILSGRPNYDDKLDPEQKYLLQWAWSLYERNRQLELIDPSLTSFDEQQATRMIGVALMCVQASPSLRPAMSRVIGMLSGDIEISVVTTKPSYLTDWDFNDITNTFCDDEPISSENTTMTTTRTTNTTSSTGRDSMSSPIILSELRNNGSLRDGR; encoded by the exons ATGTCTGCAATGGTGATCCT gtcccttGCCCACAATCAATTCTTTGGTACAATACCCAAGGAGCTAGGAAATCTTAAAGAACTAGCAATGTT GGCTGTGAGTTCCAATAATTTTTCAGGCAGTCTTCCCCCAGAACTTGGCTATCTACCTAAAATGGAATTTCT TTACCTAGACAGCTGTGGTGCTGGCGGTGAGATTCCCTCGACATTTGCTAACCTCCAAAATATGCGTGTGAT GTGGGCATCAGACAGCCCATTTACCGGAAAGATACCTGATTTTATAAGCAACTGGAAAAACTTATCGCAACT GAGACTTCAAGGCAATAATTTTGAAGGTCCTATACCAGCCAGTTTCTCAAATTTAACCTCGTTGACCTCTTT GCGAGTAAGTGATTTACAGAACGCGAGTTCATCTCTTGATTTTATCACCAACTTGAGGAACCTAACCGACTT AGTTATAAGAAATGCATTGGTTTCGGGCCCCATTCCGACAGAGATTAATCGATTGCAAAGTCTTCGTACTCT ggatttaagtttcaacaatttaAATGGTTCACTTCCACAAACGTTAATGAATATGAGTTCCCTTGTTTCTTT ATTTCTTGGAAACAACAGCTTGTCTGGTTCTCTTCTTCCTGACAAAAGTGAGCGTCTTCAAAACAT AGATTTGTCTTACAATGAACTGTCAGGTGATTTTCCACGCTGGGTGATTCCAACGTGGTCAATGGCCAATCTGCAATT GAATTTGGTGGCTAACAACTTTAAGTTTGACAGCACAAACATAAG TACTTTCCCAGGACTGGTCTGTCTTCAACGAGACTTTCCTTGCAACAGAAATACAACACCTT ATACCAGCTTTGCAATCAAGTGCGGTGGCTCAGAAATGAGATCTGCCAATGGCATACTATTTGAGACTGAAAACACTACAACCCTTGGACCTGCTTCTTCTTATATATTTCAAGAAAAATGGGCAGTGAGCAATGGGGGTATTGTCCTTGACCGACCTGACCCGTCATTCATAGCATCTACAACTACCCAGGTTGATAACACAAACTATCCAGAGCTCTTCAGAACCTCAAGGAAGTCTCCAGGATCGCTTAGGTATTATGGTTTAGGACTAGAAAACGGTCCTTATACAGTAAGCCTTTTCTTTGCTGAAACTGTCTTCAATCGAACCAGAAACACCTGGCAAGGTCATGGAAGGCGTGTCTTTGATATTTACATCCAG GGAAGTCGTCGACAGAAAGACTTCAATATAGCAAAGGAGGCAGGTGGTATTGGTAGAGCCCTTGAAAAGAATTTTGATGTTACCGTAACTCAAAACCATCTTGAAATTCATTTGTTCTGGGCTGGAAAGGGGACCTGCTGCATACCTGAACAGGGAGATTATGGACCTTTAATTTCTGCCCTCAGAGTTTCTCCTG aGTTCAATGTTAAGGGCAAGTCAAAGAAAACTGGAATGATCGTTGGTATCATAGCTTCTGTCGCATCTGTCAGTCTTATTTTCTTAGTATTTGGTTTATATATGAAAAGGAAAAGGTCAAAACACCGACTAGAAGAAG AGTTTCTTGGAATGGGACCTAAAGTAAATACTTATACATATGCGGAACTGAGAACTGCAACTGCAGATTTCAGTACTTCAAATTTGCTTGGAGAAGGTGGTTTTGGGCCTGTTTACAAG GGGATATTGAATGATGGAAGTGTGGTAGCTGTCAAGCAACTGTCAGTAGCATCCCATCATGGGAGGAGTCAGTTTATAACAGAAATTTCAACCATATCATCCGTCCAACACTGGAACCTTGTGAAGCTCCATGGCTCTTGTATTGATGGAGCTCGAAGACTTTTGGTTTACGAGTATCTTGAGAACAAAAGCCTTGATCAGGCACTCTTTG GAAAAACAGATGGGCGCCTCGATTGGCCAACACGTTTCAATATATGCTTGGGAACAGCAAAAGGACTGGCTTATCTTCATGAAGAATCAAGGCCTAGAATTGTGCACCGGGATGTCAAAGCGAGTAATATCTTGCTTGATGGAGAGTTATGTCCCAAAATATCTGATTTTGGATTAGCAAAATTATATGATGATAAGAGAACCCACATGAGTACCCGGGTTGCTGGAACAAT TGGCTATCTTGCACCAGAGTATGCAATGCGTGGGCATTTGACATCGAAGGCTGATGTTTTTGGATTCGGAGTAGTTTGTTTAGAGATTCTTAGTGGGAGGCCGAATTATGACGATAAACTGGATCCCGAGCAAAAGTATCTTCTACAATGG GCATGGAGTCTATACGAAAGAAACCGACAATTGGAGCTTATAGATCCATCGTTGACTTCTTTTGATGAGCAACAAGCTACTCGTATGATAGGGGTGGCACTTATGTGTGTTCAAGCGTCACCGTCATTAAGACCGGCAATGTCACGTGTTATTGGAATGCTTTCAGGTGATATTGAAATAAGTGTTGTCACAACAAAGCCTAGTTATTTGACAGATTGGGATTTTAATGATATCACTAACACTTTCTGTGACGATGAGCCAATCTCGTCTGAAAATACAACCATGACTACTACGAGGACTACAAATACTACTTCCTCAACTGGTCGTGATTCGATGTCATCGCCCATAATCTTGTCAGAGCTAAGGAACAATGGAAGCCTAAGAGATGGAAGGTGA
- the LOC122584260 gene encoding cyclin-dependent protein kinase inhibitor SMR13 translates to MAPRKNARKPIKKKKKNHPVVVEKKQEMMMMMITNNNNNNNNNNNNNLSSSPVKLFSDDSMKKKNKNMENNNDDHENSISIGCTTPKAQKYKIPKILTCPPAPKKRRPTSVSSSCTLSRRTQQISFFDPPDLELFFASHLASIYNRVHTHVR, encoded by the coding sequence atggCTCCTAGAAAGAATGCAAGAAAACCtattaagaagaagaagaaaaaccaTCCTGTTGTTGTTGAAAAGAaacaagagatgatgatgatgatgatcactaataataataataataataataataataataataataatttatcttCATCACCAGTTAAGTTATTTTCTGATGAttcgatgaagaagaagaataagaacatggagaataataatgatgatcATGAGAATAGTATTAGCATTGGATGTACAACACCTAAAGCGCAAAAGTACAAGATACCCAAGATTCTAACATGTCCACCAGCACCAAAGAAGAGGAGGCCTACTAGTGTTTCATCAAGTTGCACATTGAGTAGAAGAACACAGCAAATATCTTTCTTTGATCCGCCAGATTTAGAGCTTTTCTTTGCTTCTCATTTGGCATCTATCTATAATCGTGTTCATACTCATGTAAGATAA
- the LOC122585649 gene encoding heterogeneous nuclear ribonucleoprotein F-like: MFYRGKYVDAGDGREMGLKRQRVIDQGPSYYGAPPASNFLYSPPAYSYVNQPPAFPVVRLRGLPFDCTENEIVDFFHDLDVVDVLFVHRHGKFVGEGYCVFGYAFQVEYALRKNRQNIGKRYVEVFRSSRQEYYKSIAIEVSDSRRPRSRSPRRRPRALDAAKVNADHTGVLRLRGLPFSANRDEIVEFFKGSYLGENSVYFMVNSEGRVTGEAYVKFESAEDAKAAMMEDGTCLGNRYIELFPASLEEWEEAVSRGRPNVPKPPDEDTTVVRMRGLPYSAGKDDILEFFNEFTLTEDSVHLIFNPEGRATGEAFVIFANVEDSRAALAKDRMTLGSRYIELFMSSHEELKDPVTRPK, from the exons atgtTCTACAGAGG gaaATATGTGGATGCTGGGGATGGCCGTGAAATGGGTCTAAAAAGACAACGGGTAATTGATCAGGGTCCATCATATTATGGGGCTCCTCCAGCTTCGAATTTTTTGTACAGCCCGCCGGCTTACTCTTATGTAAACCAACCTCCTGCTTTCCCTGTTGTAAGACTGCGGGGGCTACCTTTTGACTGTACGGAAAACGAAATTGTTGATTTTTTCCATGACCTTGACGTAGTCGATGTGTTGTTTGTCCATCGGCATGGGAAATTTGTAGGTGAAGGATATTGTGTTTTTGGGTATGCCTTTCAAGTTGAATATGCACTTCGAAAAAACCGACAGAATATTGGGAAACGATATGTTGAAGTTTTTAGAAGCAGTAGGCAGGAATATTATAAGTCTATAGCTATTGAGGTTTCTGATTCGCGTAGGCCCCGTTCCCGGTCCCCTCGTCGCAGACCACGGGCTCTCGATGCTGCAAAGGTAAATGCAGACCATACTGGAGTCCTTCGTTTACGGGGTTTGCCGTTTTCTGCTAATCGGGATGAAATTGTGGAGTTTTTTAAGGGTTCGTATCTAGGAGAAAATTCagtttattttatggttaattcAGAGGGCAGGGTGACTGGGGAGGCATATGTGAAATTTGAAAGTGCTGAAGATGCAAAAGCAGCCATGATGGAGGACGGAACGTGCCTTGGGAATCGCTATATCGAGCTATTTCCGGCATCCCTTGAGGAGTGGGAGGAAGCAGTTTCTAGGGGCAG GCCAAATGTGCCAAAACCTCCTGATGAAGATACAACAGTTGTGCGCATGAGAGGATTACCATATTCAGCTGGAAAAGATGATATACTTGAATTCTTCAACGAATTCACATTGACTGAAGACTCGGTTCATCTAATATTTAATCCAGAAGGAAGAGCAACAGGAGAAGCGTTTGTGATATTTGCAAATGTGGAAGACTCAAGAGCTGCATTGGCCAAAGATCGGATGACACTTGGCAGTCGCTACATAGAACTGTTCATGTCATCACATGAGGAATTGAAAGATCCAGTTACAAGGCCTAAATAG